One genomic window of Medicago truncatula cultivar Jemalong A17 chromosome 1, MtrunA17r5.0-ANR, whole genome shotgun sequence includes the following:
- the LOC11422287 gene encoding blue copper protein 1a-like codes for MTYSRAIYLAISMVLLSSVAMAADHVVGDEKGWTVDFNYTQWAQDKVFRVGDNLVFNYDNTKHNVFKVDGKLFQSCTFPSENEALSTGKDVIQLKTEGRKWYVCGKANHCAARQMKLVINVLEEGAPSPSSSAHSIVSSIFGVIMVATIAIATFF; via the exons atgacTTATTCTCGTGCAATCTACCTTGCCATTTCCATGGTTTTGCTTTCCTCAGTAGCAATGGCAGCTGATCACGTTGTGGGTGATGAAAAGGGTTGGACCGTTGATTTCAACTACACTCAATGGGCCCAAGACAAAGTTTTTCGTGTTGGTGACAaccttg TGTTCAATTATGATAATACCAAGCACAATGTCTTCAAAGTGGATGGTAAACTCTTTCAAAGCTGCACTTTTCCATCAGAAAATGAAGCACTTTCCACCGGAAAGGACGTTATTCAACTGAAAACCGAAGGAAGAAAGTGGTATGTATGTGGAAAGGCAAATCATTGCGCTGCTCGTCAAATGAAGCTTGTCATCAATGTACTAGAAGAAGGTGCACCTTCGCCTTCTTCGTCTGCTCACTCTATTGTATCATCCATCTTTGGAGTCATCATGGTAGCCACAATTGCCATTGCAACCTTCTTTTAG
- the LOC11409018 gene encoding transcription factor E2FA isoform X1, with protein sequence MSANAGPSDRGSPMPTGAQIRPPLKRHLAFVSTKPPFAPTDEYHTFAAVDSRKVADHVNEAVIVRSPVIKRKNGMNESEGDSQKSSNSPGYNAMNSPFKTPLSAKGGRANKSRASKEGKSCPPTPISNAGSPSPLTPAGSCRYDSSLGLLTKKFIHLLKRAEDGILDLNKAAETLQVQKRRIYDITNVLEGIGLIEKNIKNRIYWKGIESSTPGNVDGDISLLKSEVDNLSLEEQRLDDQIREMQERLRGLSEDENNQKFLFVTEEDIKGLPCFQQNETLIAIKAPHGTTLEVPDPEEAVDELQRRYRIILRSTMGPIDVYLISQFEEKFEEINGAEPPASFPLASSSESNEQQATEMVPAECSGKELEPQALLSSQTYSDLNVSQEFAGGMMKIVPSDADNDADYWLLSDAEVSITDMWRTDSNVDWSGVDMLHPDFEMLSRPQTPSPGLAEAPSTVANPNQR encoded by the exons ATGTCCGCTAACGCTGGACCTTCCGACCGTGGCTCGCCGATGCCGACCGGAGCACAGATTCGGCCGCCTTTGAAGCGTCATCTGGCGTTTGTTTCGACCAAGCCACCGTTTGCACCGACTGATGAGTATCATACTTTCGCTGCTGTTGATTCTAGGAAAGTCGCCGATCATGTCAATGAAGCCGTTATTGTTAGATCTCCG GTCATAAAGCGGAAGAATGgaatgaatgaaagtgaaggAGACTCGCAAAAGTCAAGTAACAGCCCTGGATACAATGCAATGAACAGCCCCTTTAAAACTCCTTTGTCTGCAAAAGGGGGAAGGGCAAACAAGTCAAGGGCATCCAAAGAAGGCAAATCATGTCCTCCAACACCTATCTCAAATGCTG GTTCCCCTTCCCCGCTTACTCCTGCTGGTAGCTGTCGTTATGACAGTTCCTTAG GTCTCTTGACAAAAAAGTTCATCCATTTGCTCAAGCGTGCTGAGGATGGTATTCTTGACTTAAATAAGGCAGCAGAAACTTTGCAG GTGCAAAAGAGGAGGATATATGACATAACTAATGTTTTGGAAGGCATTGGTCTCATCGAAAAGAATATCAAGAACAGAATATATTGGAA AGGAATTGAATCTTCTACGCCTGGTAATGTGGATGGTGATATCTCTTTGCTTAAG TCGGAAGTTGATAACCTTTCTCTGGAAGAGCAGAGACTAGATGATCAGATAAG GGAAATGCAAGAAAGACTGAGAGGTTTGAGCGAAGATGAAAACAACCAGAA GTTCCTTTTTGTGACTGAGGAAGATATTAAGGGCCTACCTTGCTTCCAG CAGAATGAAACTTTGATAGCAATCAAAGCTCCGCATGGAACCACCTTGGAAGTTCCTGATCCTGAGGAA GCCGTTGACGAACTACAGCGGAGATATAGAATCATTCTAAGGAGCACAATGGGTCCAATTGATGTCTACCTTATCAG TCAATTTGAAGAGAAATTTGAAGAGATTAATGGTGCTGAGCCCCCCGCAAGCTTCCCTCTTGCTTCAAGTTCAGAGTCTAATGAGCAACAAGCGACAGAAATGGTACCTGCTGAATGCAGTGGAAAGGAACTTGAACCTCAAGCTCTGCTCTCTTCTCAGACATACTCTGATTTAAATGTTTCGCAAGAGTTTGCTGGGGGAATGATGAAGATTGTCCCTTCAGATGCTGAT AATGATGCAGATTATTGGCTTCTATCAGATGCTGAAGTTAGCATAACAGATATGTGGAGAACAGATT CTAATGTTGATTGGAGTGGAGTGGACATGCTTCATCCTGACTTTGAAATGCTCTCGAGGCCACAAACTCCATCGCCGGGACTTGCAGAAGCACCATCGACTGTAGCTAACCCTAATCAGAGATGA
- the LOC11409018 gene encoding transcription factor E2FA isoform X2 — translation MSANAGPSDRGSPMPTGAQIRPPLKRHLAFVSTKPPFAPTDEYHTFAAVDSRKVADHVNEAVIVRSPVIKRKNGMNESEGDSQKSSNSPGYNAMNSPFKTPLSAKGGRANKSRASKEGKSCPPTPISNAGSPSPLTPAGSCRYDSSLGLLTKKFIHLLKRAEDGILDLNKAAETLQVQKRRIYDITNVLEGIGLIEKNIKNRIYWKGIESSTPGNVDGDISLLKSEVDNLSLEEQRLDDQIREMQERLRGLSEDENNQKFLFVTEEDIKGLPCFQNETLIAIKAPHGTTLEVPDPEEAVDELQRRYRIILRSTMGPIDVYLISQFEEKFEEINGAEPPASFPLASSSESNEQQATEMVPAECSGKELEPQALLSSQTYSDLNVSQEFAGGMMKIVPSDADNDADYWLLSDAEVSITDMWRTDSNVDWSGVDMLHPDFEMLSRPQTPSPGLAEAPSTVANPNQR, via the exons ATGTCCGCTAACGCTGGACCTTCCGACCGTGGCTCGCCGATGCCGACCGGAGCACAGATTCGGCCGCCTTTGAAGCGTCATCTGGCGTTTGTTTCGACCAAGCCACCGTTTGCACCGACTGATGAGTATCATACTTTCGCTGCTGTTGATTCTAGGAAAGTCGCCGATCATGTCAATGAAGCCGTTATTGTTAGATCTCCG GTCATAAAGCGGAAGAATGgaatgaatgaaagtgaaggAGACTCGCAAAAGTCAAGTAACAGCCCTGGATACAATGCAATGAACAGCCCCTTTAAAACTCCTTTGTCTGCAAAAGGGGGAAGGGCAAACAAGTCAAGGGCATCCAAAGAAGGCAAATCATGTCCTCCAACACCTATCTCAAATGCTG GTTCCCCTTCCCCGCTTACTCCTGCTGGTAGCTGTCGTTATGACAGTTCCTTAG GTCTCTTGACAAAAAAGTTCATCCATTTGCTCAAGCGTGCTGAGGATGGTATTCTTGACTTAAATAAGGCAGCAGAAACTTTGCAG GTGCAAAAGAGGAGGATATATGACATAACTAATGTTTTGGAAGGCATTGGTCTCATCGAAAAGAATATCAAGAACAGAATATATTGGAA AGGAATTGAATCTTCTACGCCTGGTAATGTGGATGGTGATATCTCTTTGCTTAAG TCGGAAGTTGATAACCTTTCTCTGGAAGAGCAGAGACTAGATGATCAGATAAG GGAAATGCAAGAAAGACTGAGAGGTTTGAGCGAAGATGAAAACAACCAGAA GTTCCTTTTTGTGACTGAGGAAGATATTAAGGGCCTACCTTGCTTCCAG AATGAAACTTTGATAGCAATCAAAGCTCCGCATGGAACCACCTTGGAAGTTCCTGATCCTGAGGAA GCCGTTGACGAACTACAGCGGAGATATAGAATCATTCTAAGGAGCACAATGGGTCCAATTGATGTCTACCTTATCAG TCAATTTGAAGAGAAATTTGAAGAGATTAATGGTGCTGAGCCCCCCGCAAGCTTCCCTCTTGCTTCAAGTTCAGAGTCTAATGAGCAACAAGCGACAGAAATGGTACCTGCTGAATGCAGTGGAAAGGAACTTGAACCTCAAGCTCTGCTCTCTTCTCAGACATACTCTGATTTAAATGTTTCGCAAGAGTTTGCTGGGGGAATGATGAAGATTGTCCCTTCAGATGCTGAT AATGATGCAGATTATTGGCTTCTATCAGATGCTGAAGTTAGCATAACAGATATGTGGAGAACAGATT CTAATGTTGATTGGAGTGGAGTGGACATGCTTCATCCTGACTTTGAAATGCTCTCGAGGCCACAAACTCCATCGCCGGGACTTGCAGAAGCACCATCGACTGTAGCTAACCCTAATCAGAGATGA